The following proteins are co-located in the Engraulis encrasicolus isolate BLACKSEA-1 chromosome 2, IST_EnEncr_1.0, whole genome shotgun sequence genome:
- the dhrs7b gene encoding dehydrogenase/reductase SDR family member 7B, whose translation MERALGGMGPLVLGGVGLLVMYYVMQKMRRKNRVQNSVVVITGASSGLGKECARVFHAAGARLILCGRNEARLQELVQELGEKTNGKIQTHTPRTVTFDLSSVDTVAAAGEEILRCYGHVDVLINNAGISYRGNILDTHVSVQRDVMETNYFGPVALTQAILPSMVQRRSGHIVVISSVQGRIAIPYRSAYAASKHATQAYFDCLRAEVDSHGIQVTVISPGYIKTNLSLNAVTGDGSKYGVMDKTTAAGRDPVDVAHSVLRAVNQRQKEVLLAGALPTVAVYLRTLWPALFFKLMASRARKEQRLKEE comes from the exons ATGGAGCGTGCGCTGGGAGGCATGGGGCCCCTGGTCCTGGGTGGAGTCGGGCTGCTGGTCATGTACTATGTCATGCAGAAGATGCGCCGCAAAAACAGAGTGCAGAACAGCGTGGTCGTCATCACTGGAGCAAGCTCAGGGCTGGGAAAGG AGTGCGCCCGTGTTTTCCATGCTGCTGGGGCGCGCCTCATTCTGTGTGGAAGGAATGAAGCTCGTCTGCAGGAGCTTGTTCAGGAACTTGGAGAGAAGACAAATGGCAAAATACAG ACGCACACCCCACGCACTGTCACCTTTGACCTCTCCAGTGTGGACACGGTAGCGGCGGCGGGCGAGGAGATCCTGAGGTGCTATGGCCACGTGGACGTGCTCATCAACAACGCCGGCATCAGTTACCGCGGCAACATCCTGGACACCCATGTCTCTGTCCAGCGGGACGTCATGGAGACCAATTACTTTGGGCCTGTCGCTCTGACGCAAG CCATTCTTCCCTCGATGGTGCAGAGGCGCAGTGGACACATTGTGGTCATAAGCAGCGTGCAGGGCAGGATTGCCATTCCTTACAGATCAGCCT ACGCAGCATCAAAACATGCCACACAGGCGTACTTTGACTGTCTGAGGGCAGAGGTGGACAGTCATGGAATTCAGGTGACCGTGATCAGCCCTGGTTACATCAAAACCAACCTGTCCCTCAATGCCGTCACCGGGGATGGGTCTAAATACGGAG ttatggacaaaacaacagCAGCTGGCCGCGACCCAGTAGACGTAGCCCACAGTGTGTTAAGGGCTGTCAATCAAAGACAGAAAGAGGTTCTATTGGCAGGCGCACTGCCCACCGTGGCCGTGTACCTTCGCACCCTGTGGCCCGCCCTCTTCTTCAAACTCATGGCCTCCAGAGCCCGCAAAGAGCAGAGACTAAAAGAGGAGTGA
- the tmem11 gene encoding transmembrane protein 11, mitochondrial isoform X2: MAATECYIVHEIYNGENAQEQFEYELEQALEAQYRYIVIEPTRIGDETARWVAVGNCLHKTAVLSGAACLLTPLSLPMEYSRYVALPAGALSLACAALYGISWQFDPCCKYQVEYDSQKLSRLPLHTLTSSSPVVLVRRDDVHRKRLHNTIALAALVYCAKKIYELYAV; this comes from the coding sequence ATGGCTGCCACAGAGTGCTACATCGTGCATGAGATCTACAACGGGGAGAATGCGCAGGAGCAGTTTGAGTACGAGCTGGAGCAGGCGCTGGAGGCGCAGTACCGCTACATCGTCATCGAGCCCACGCGCATCGGCGACGAGACGGCCCGCTGGGTAGCGGTGGGCAACTGCCTGCACAAGACGGCGGTGCTGTCGGGCGCGGCGTGCCTGCTGACGCCGCTGTCGCTGCCCATGGAGTACTCGCGCTACGTGGCACTGCCTGCCGGCGCACTGAGCCTGGCCTGTGCCGCCCTCTACGGCATCTCCTGGCAGTTCGACCCCTGCTGCAAGTACCAGGTGGAGTACGACAGCCAGAAACTCTCCCGGCTGCCCCTGCACACGCTCACCTCCTCCTCGCCGGTGGTGCTGGTGCGGAGGGATGACGTGCACAGAAAGAGACTCCACAACACGATAGCACTCGCCGCGCTCGTCTACTGCGCCAAGAAGATCTACGAACTCTACGCCGTATGA
- the tmem11 gene encoding transmembrane protein 11, mitochondrial isoform X1, protein MASLGRRRGVPVNRERAVMAATECYIVHEIYNGENAQEQFEYELEQALEAQYRYIVIEPTRIGDETARWVAVGNCLHKTAVLSGAACLLTPLSLPMEYSRYVALPAGALSLACAALYGISWQFDPCCKYQVEYDSQKLSRLPLHTLTSSSPVVLVRRDDVHRKRLHNTIALAALVYCAKKIYELYAV, encoded by the exons ATGGCGTCGTTGGGAAGGAGGCGCGGTGTCCCAGTCAACAGGGAGAG GGCAGTGATGGCTGCCACAGAGTGCTACATCGTGCATGAGATCTACAACGGGGAGAATGCGCAGGAGCAGTTTGAGTACGAGCTGGAGCAGGCGCTGGAGGCGCAGTACCGCTACATCGTCATCGAGCCCACGCGCATCGGCGACGAGACGGCCCGCTGGGTAGCGGTGGGCAACTGCCTGCACAAGACGGCGGTGCTGTCGGGCGCGGCGTGCCTGCTGACGCCGCTGTCGCTGCCCATGGAGTACTCGCGCTACGTGGCACTGCCTGCCGGCGCACTGAGCCTGGCCTGTGCCGCCCTCTACGGCATCTCCTGGCAGTTCGACCCCTGCTGCAAGTACCAGGTGGAGTACGACAGCCAGAAACTCTCCCGGCTGCCCCTGCACACGCTCACCTCCTCCTCGCCGGTGGTGCTGGTGCGGAGGGATGACGTGCACAGAAAGAGACTCCACAACACGATAGCACTCGCCGCGCTCGTCTACTGCGCCAAGAAGATCTACGAACTCTACGCCGTATGA